The following coding sequences are from one Lolium rigidum isolate FL_2022 chromosome 6, APGP_CSIRO_Lrig_0.1, whole genome shotgun sequence window:
- the LOC124668561 gene encoding uncharacterized protein LOC124668561, with the protein MEAQDDYGKWRQIPAFGDWNHLWDDMPVAQYFDPAATFFFTAQAGEDDVDLFKVPHFAANPYNYKKCVVRVKKGEEKAKEGAAPVPARRKKVSKKQQQQQQGKEQQRRKPKSAAAAAVDEDLYKISPNVICKVQKKKLLRNLLGGCLGLNCIA; encoded by the exons ATGGAG GCGCAAGACGACTACGGCAAGTGGCGCCAAATCCCGGCGTTCGGCGACTGGAACCACCTGTGGGATGACATGCCCGTCGCGCAGTACTTCGACCCGGCGGCCACCTTCTTCTTCACGGCGCAGGCAGGGGAGGACGACGTCGACCTCTTCAAGGTGCCGCACTTCGCCGCAAACCCATACAACTACAAGAAG TGCGTTGTTCGAGTGAAGAAGGGGGAGGAGAAAGCCAAGGAGGGTGCTGCTCCTGTGCctgcgaggaggaagaaggttagcaagaagcagcagcagcagcagcaagggaAGGAGCAGCAGAGGAGGAAGCCcaagtcggcggcggcggcagcggtggacgAGGACCTGTACAAGATCTCGCCCAACGTGATCTGCAAGGTGCAGAAG AAGAAGCTGCTGAGGAACTTGCTGGGAGGCTGCCTGGGCCTCAACTGCATCGCCTGA